In the Thermomicrobiales bacterium genome, one interval contains:
- the aspS gene encoding aspartate--tRNA ligase yields the protein MTTIDKLRPYCTCGELRAEDAGRTVTVKGWVNRRRDHGGLIFLDIRDRYGLTQVVCNPEDSPNAHRIAEQVRSEFVLAVTGTVQLRPEGTRNPNMATGDIEVVVSELVILNAAKTTPFEINDHSDVDESLRLEYRYLDLRRPKMQHNLILRHRIIKKIREYLDDRDFVEIETPILIKSTPEGARDYLVPSRLYTGQFYALPQSPQQMKQLLMVSGMDRYYQIARCFRDEDQRADRQPEFTQLDLEMSFVDMEQIMQLTEGLFIDLVGLTEMNLQESTFPRLTYDDAMRRFGTDKPDLRYGLEIADVSDVVAASEFGVFRGAVESGGVVRAIAVPGKADVTRKQVDELTEFSRKFGAKGLAWLAFEAGADGDRSVRSPIAKFLSTEELDAIAAATGAGAGDLILFVADRAEVAANVLGRLRERFGEELGLTDPTVAAFCWVIDFPLMGWDEDGQRWDAMHHPFTAPLDEDIPLLESDPGAVRAKAYDIVLNGFEVGGGSIRIHQRELQRQVFALMGYEDAQIEERFGHLLRAFEYGAPPHGGIAPGIDRIAMILAAEPTLREVMAFPKNQSARDLMFDAPGDVDQAQLDDLHIAVVWPKNESPAK from the coding sequence ATGACGACGATCGACAAATTGCGACCGTATTGCACCTGTGGCGAGCTGCGTGCCGAAGACGCAGGCAGGACTGTGACCGTCAAAGGCTGGGTCAATCGCCGCCGAGATCATGGCGGATTGATCTTCCTCGACATTCGGGATCGCTACGGGCTGACCCAGGTTGTCTGCAACCCGGAAGACTCGCCCAACGCGCACCGCATCGCTGAGCAGGTGCGATCCGAGTTCGTGCTTGCTGTGACAGGCACGGTGCAATTGCGGCCGGAGGGCACGCGCAATCCGAACATGGCCACGGGTGACATCGAGGTCGTCGTTTCCGAGCTCGTGATTCTCAATGCGGCGAAGACGACGCCATTTGAGATCAATGATCATTCGGATGTCGATGAATCGCTGCGACTCGAGTACCGCTACCTCGACCTTCGCCGACCGAAGATGCAGCACAATCTCATCCTGCGACACCGGATCATCAAGAAGATCCGTGAGTACCTGGATGATCGCGACTTCGTCGAGATCGAGACGCCGATCCTGATCAAGAGCACGCCGGAAGGCGCGCGGGATTACCTCGTGCCGAGCCGCCTGTATACTGGCCAGTTCTATGCTCTGCCGCAGTCGCCGCAACAAATGAAGCAGTTGCTGATGGTCTCGGGCATGGATCGGTATTACCAGATCGCTCGCTGCTTCCGCGACGAGGATCAGCGCGCCGATCGGCAACCGGAGTTCACGCAGCTCGATCTGGAGATGTCGTTTGTCGACATGGAGCAGATCATGCAACTCACTGAGGGGCTGTTCATCGACCTCGTTGGGTTGACTGAGATGAATTTGCAGGAATCGACGTTCCCGCGCCTGACCTACGACGATGCGATGCGCCGCTTCGGCACGGACAAGCCGGACCTGCGCTACGGTCTGGAGATTGCCGACGTCTCTGACGTTGTAGCGGCGTCCGAGTTTGGCGTCTTCCGTGGCGCGGTCGAGTCCGGTGGTGTGGTGCGCGCCATCGCCGTGCCGGGCAAGGCCGATGTCACGCGTAAGCAGGTCGATGAGCTGACAGAGTTCTCGCGGAAGTTCGGAGCGAAGGGACTCGCCTGGCTCGCTTTTGAAGCCGGTGCTGATGGCGACCGTTCGGTCCGCTCGCCAATTGCCAAGTTCCTCTCGACAGAAGAGCTGGATGCGATTGCAGCGGCAACAGGTGCCGGCGCCGGCGACTTGATCCTCTTCGTTGCCGATCGAGCTGAGGTGGCGGCCAACGTGCTCGGTCGTCTGCGTGAGCGATTTGGTGAGGAGCTCGGGCTGACCGATCCGACAGTCGCCGCGTTCTGCTGGGTCATCGACTTCCCACTCATGGGTTGGGACGAAGACGGCCAGCGGTGGGATGCCATGCACCACCCGTTCACCGCACCGCTCGATGAGGACATTCCGCTATTGGAGAGTGACCCGGGCGCAGTCAGAGCCAAAGCGTACGACATCGTCCTCAACGGCTTTGAAGTCGGCGGCGGCTCAATTCGTATTCACCAGCGCGAACTGCAGCGCCAGGTCTTTGCGCTGATGGGCTACGAAGATGCGCAGATCGAAGAGCGCTTCGGCCACTTGCTGCGGGCGTTTGAATACGGCGCACCACCGCACGGTGGCATCGCTCCGGGCATCGATCGCATTGCCATGATTCTGGCTGCCGAGCCGACACTCCGTGAGGTCATGGCGTTCCCGAAGAATCAGTCGGCACGCGACTTGATGTTCGACGCACCGGGTGACGTCGATCAGGCACAGCTCGATGATCTCCATATTGCTGTCGTCTGGCCAAAGAACGAGTCACCTGCGAAGTAG
- a CDS encoding methylmalonyl-CoA mutase family protein translates to MVGPLSSISGDDRYVGPPPEDREFTTVSGAPVKAVYTPADLEAAGFDYDRDLGDPGTYPFTRGIHRSMYRGKLWTIRMFAGFGSAEETNARFRYLLDHGETGLSIAFDLPTLYGRDTDDPLAEGEFGKCGVAVSSLADMEVLLDQIPLDQVTTSMTVNGPAAVIWAMYIAAAEKRGVPRSKLRGTLQNDILKEFTSQNEFIFPPRPSMNLVTDTIEFSTREMPLWNSISISGYHIREAGATAAEELAFTLADGLAYVEAAIDRGLDIDEFAPRLSFFFNCHNDFFEEISKFRAARRMWARLMLERYGAKNERSLWMRFHTQTAGCSLSAQEPENNAIRTTIQALAAALGGTQSLHTNSLDEAIALPSEWAARIALRTQQIIAHESGVTNIADPLGGSYAVEAMTSDMEWRVQAIFDEIDSYGGVIPAIENGYFLRRIADSSYSYEQALVEQRKIVIGVNAFRSDEEPGIPILKMDPHGEARQIERLRQTRADRDEGAHRAALERLSNAASDGVNVMPYLIDAANAYATLGEITNCLRHVYGEYRQTVVV, encoded by the coding sequence ATGGTCGGACCATTGAGCAGCATATCGGGCGACGATCGCTACGTCGGCCCACCGCCCGAGGATCGCGAGTTCACCACTGTCTCTGGCGCGCCGGTGAAGGCGGTCTACACGCCCGCAGACCTGGAAGCTGCTGGCTTCGATTACGATCGCGACCTGGGCGATCCGGGCACCTACCCGTTCACCCGAGGTATTCACCGGTCGATGTACCGCGGCAAGCTGTGGACGATCCGCATGTTCGCCGGGTTTGGTTCAGCAGAGGAAACCAATGCTCGCTTTCGCTACCTGCTTGACCATGGCGAAACGGGGTTGTCGATCGCGTTCGATCTCCCAACACTCTATGGACGCGACACAGACGATCCGCTTGCCGAGGGTGAGTTTGGTAAGTGCGGAGTCGCGGTGTCGTCTCTGGCTGACATGGAAGTACTGCTCGACCAGATCCCGCTCGATCAGGTCACAACGTCAATGACAGTCAATGGCCCAGCAGCGGTTATCTGGGCAATGTACATCGCAGCAGCCGAGAAGCGTGGCGTGCCGCGCAGTAAGCTCCGGGGAACACTCCAGAACGACATTCTGAAGGAGTTCACCTCGCAGAATGAGTTCATCTTTCCGCCGCGCCCGTCGATGAATCTCGTTACCGACACTATCGAGTTTTCAACTCGCGAGATGCCGCTCTGGAATTCGATTTCGATATCCGGCTATCACATCCGTGAGGCAGGCGCGACAGCCGCCGAAGAGCTTGCATTTACGCTGGCGGACGGGCTGGCTTACGTTGAAGCTGCGATAGACCGCGGACTGGACATCGACGAGTTTGCACCGCGACTATCGTTCTTCTTTAACTGCCACAACGATTTCTTCGAGGAGATCAGCAAATTCCGCGCAGCACGACGCATGTGGGCGCGCCTGATGCTTGAACGCTACGGCGCGAAGAATGAGCGCTCGCTGTGGATGCGCTTTCACACTCAGACAGCCGGTTGCTCGCTGAGTGCGCAGGAGCCGGAGAACAACGCGATCCGGACGACGATCCAGGCGTTGGCGGCAGCGCTCGGCGGCACCCAGAGCTTGCACACGAACTCGCTTGATGAGGCAATCGCTTTGCCGAGTGAGTGGGCAGCCAGGATCGCACTCCGAACCCAGCAGATCATCGCCCACGAAAGCGGCGTCACGAACATCGCCGATCCGCTCGGAGGCTCGTACGCAGTCGAAGCGATGACGAGCGACATGGAGTGGCGCGTGCAAGCGATCTTTGACGAAATTGACTCGTATGGCGGCGTCATTCCGGCGATTGAAAACGGCTATTTCCTGCGCAGGATCGCGGACAGCTCGTACAGCTATGAGCAGGCGCTGGTCGAGCAGCGCAAGATCGTTATCGGCGTGAACGCATTCCGTTCTGACGAGGAGCCGGGCATCCCAATTCTGAAGATGGACCCGCACGGCGAAGCGCGGCAGATCGAGCGGCTGCGTCAGACGCGCGCCGACCGCGACGAGGGAGCGCACCGCGCGGCACTCGAGCGACTCAGCAATGCCGCGAGCGATGGTGTAAACGTCATGCCGTACCTGATTGACGCAGCGAACGCGTATGCCACACTCGGTGAGATCACGAACTGCTTGCGACACGTGTACGGTGAATATAGGCAGACAGTCGTCGTCTAG
- the ruvC gene encoding crossover junction endodeoxyribonuclease RuvC gives MITLGVDPGSALLGYGLVHGEDEPQLITYGVVATTTAETTAERLVRVYDAVWQLIRDHAPDVLAIEQLFFARNVTTALGVGQARGVVLLAAAQHGMPVFEYKPSEVKEAISGYGKATKQQMQYMVQMLLGMTEIPTPDDAADALAVAICHVQRSRFSRQYGIANR, from the coding sequence GTGATCACCCTTGGTGTCGATCCAGGATCAGCATTGCTCGGCTACGGACTGGTTCACGGTGAAGACGAGCCTCAGCTCATAACCTACGGAGTGGTCGCAACGACGACGGCTGAGACAACGGCAGAGCGACTGGTTCGGGTCTACGACGCCGTCTGGCAGCTGATCCGCGACCACGCGCCCGATGTCCTTGCGATCGAACAGCTCTTCTTTGCCCGCAACGTCACGACCGCACTCGGAGTAGGGCAGGCACGCGGAGTCGTGCTCCTGGCAGCGGCGCAGCACGGTATGCCGGTATTCGAGTACAAACCATCCGAGGTCAAGGAAGCGATATCCGGATACGGAAAGGCGACCAAGCAGCAGATGCAATACATGGTGCAGATGCTGCTGGGGATGACCGAGATTCCCACGCCGGACGACGCCGCCGACGCGCTGGCGGTCGCGATCTGTCATGTCCAGCGAAGTCGCTTCAGCCGCCAGTATGGGATTGCCAATCGATGA
- a CDS encoding TlyA family RNA methyltransferase, whose product MTEKPRRVRADELIVQLGLADSRSQAKALILAGDVRAGDRVINRPAEMLDDSLALTLKAKLPYVSRGGLKLEHALETFGISVEGSVAADLGASTGGFTDCMLQRGVRRVYAIDVGYGQLDYRLRSDDRVVVMERVNARHLEALPEPVELVSIDVSFISLALILPVAYRLLTDSGSCIALIKPQFEAGKQHVGKGGVVRDLKIRRQVIAQTIDTARTIGFGARGLVRSPITGPAGNVEFLVWLDKRAELDVGPSFDALITREVGE is encoded by the coding sequence ATGACCGAGAAGCCCCGAAGAGTTCGCGCTGACGAGCTCATTGTCCAACTCGGATTGGCCGACTCACGATCGCAAGCCAAGGCGCTGATTCTTGCTGGAGACGTGCGTGCAGGTGATCGAGTGATCAACCGTCCAGCCGAAATGCTGGACGACAGTCTGGCGCTGACCCTGAAGGCGAAGCTGCCGTACGTCAGCCGCGGCGGACTGAAGCTCGAGCACGCGCTGGAAACCTTCGGCATCAGCGTCGAGGGCAGCGTGGCAGCCGACCTCGGCGCATCAACCGGCGGGTTCACGGACTGCATGCTTCAGCGTGGCGTGCGTCGTGTCTACGCGATCGACGTCGGCTACGGCCAGCTCGATTACCGGTTGCGTTCGGATGACCGCGTTGTCGTGATGGAGCGTGTCAACGCAAGGCACCTGGAAGCGCTGCCGGAGCCGGTTGAGCTGGTGTCCATTGATGTGTCGTTCATATCGCTCGCACTGATCCTGCCGGTCGCCTATCGGCTGTTGACGGATTCCGGCTCGTGCATCGCGCTTATCAAGCCGCAGTTTGAGGCTGGCAAACAGCATGTTGGCAAAGGCGGCGTCGTCCGCGATCTGAAGATCCGTCGACAGGTGATTGCTCAAACGATCGACACTGCCAGAACGATTGGATTCGGGGCGCGCGGACTGGTGCGCTCACCGATCACCGGGCCAGCCGGAAACGTTGAGTTTCTCGTCTGGCTCGACAAGCGTGCCGAGCTCGATGTCGGCCCGTCTTTCGACGCTCTCATCACACGAGAGGTGGGCGAATGA
- the lepA gene encoding translation elongation factor 4 has product MDDRQRIRNFGIIAHIDHGKSTLADRLLEQTGTVTQREMVEQILDSMDLEREKGITIKARAVRMNYRASDGETYELNLIDTPGHVDFTYEVSRTLAACEGALLVVDAAQGIEAQTLANVYLALEHDLAMVAVINKIDLPNAQPERVSQEVGDLIGLLPSEIIPASAKSGAGIPEILEAIVAHIPPPGGDAEAPLRALIFDSHYDAYKGVIAYVKIVDGVLPKDSRIRLMATGKQAEILETGVFRPSMTAVNGLRTGEVGYVATGLKEVADVQVGDTITLAQRPATEPLAGYRPAKPMVFAGFYPVNSEDYPDLRDALERLKLNDASLVFLPESSDALGFGFRCGFLGLLHMEIVQERLEREYGLDLLATAPSVEYEVSKINGETLHVDNPSDMPPSGELAEIREPWMDLTIIAPSRYIGTIMELVTTRHGAFDAMDYLDEERVSIKFGMPLGELIVDFYDQLKSRTQGYASLDYQFNSMRAADLVKLDVLVNGVPVDALSLITHREDAYTRGRALVAQLKQLIPRQMFEVPIQAAIGSRVISRETIKAMRKNVLSKCYGGDITRKRKLLEKQKEGKARMKMVGNVEIPQEAFMAVLSLGDDRGSERAG; this is encoded by the coding sequence ATGGACGATCGTCAACGCATTCGCAATTTCGGTATCATCGCCCATATCGATCATGGAAAATCGACGCTCGCCGACCGACTGCTGGAGCAAACCGGCACGGTGACTCAGCGCGAAATGGTCGAGCAGATTCTCGACTCAATGGACCTTGAGCGCGAGAAGGGCATTACGATCAAGGCTCGCGCCGTTCGCATGAATTACCGCGCGAGCGATGGCGAAACTTACGAGCTCAACCTGATCGATACTCCCGGCCACGTTGACTTCACCTACGAAGTAAGCCGAACACTCGCGGCCTGCGAGGGTGCGCTGCTCGTCGTCGACGCTGCGCAGGGTATCGAGGCCCAAACGCTGGCCAACGTCTATCTCGCGTTGGAACACGACCTGGCGATGGTTGCCGTCATCAACAAGATCGACCTGCCAAATGCCCAGCCGGAGCGCGTGTCACAGGAGGTCGGCGATCTGATCGGGCTGCTGCCTTCCGAGATCATTCCAGCATCGGCGAAATCGGGTGCTGGTATCCCAGAGATCCTTGAGGCGATCGTCGCGCACATTCCGCCACCGGGCGGCGATGCCGAAGCACCATTGCGGGCGTTGATCTTCGATTCACATTACGATGCCTACAAAGGCGTGATTGCGTACGTGAAGATCGTCGACGGCGTGTTGCCCAAGGACTCACGCATCCGACTGATGGCGACCGGCAAGCAGGCGGAAATCCTTGAGACCGGCGTCTTCCGTCCGAGTATGACGGCCGTTAATGGACTGCGAACCGGCGAAGTCGGGTACGTTGCAACCGGGCTAAAGGAAGTCGCTGACGTTCAGGTCGGCGACACAATCACGCTCGCTCAGCGCCCCGCTACGGAACCTTTAGCAGGGTACCGCCCGGCAAAGCCAATGGTGTTTGCCGGCTTCTACCCGGTCAACAGCGAAGACTATCCGGATCTGCGCGACGCGCTGGAACGTTTGAAGCTGAACGACGCCTCGCTGGTCTTTCTCCCGGAGTCTTCGGATGCCCTCGGGTTTGGCTTTCGGTGCGGGTTTCTCGGCCTGCTCCACATGGAGATCGTGCAGGAGCGACTTGAACGCGAGTACGGGCTCGACTTGCTGGCGACTGCGCCGAGCGTGGAGTATGAGGTCAGCAAGATCAACGGCGAGACCCTGCACGTCGACAACCCGTCTGACATGCCGCCATCTGGTGAGCTCGCCGAGATCCGCGAGCCGTGGATGGATCTCACGATCATCGCGCCGTCCCGCTATATCGGCACCATCATGGAGCTCGTGACAACGCGCCACGGAGCGTTCGACGCGATGGATTACCTCGACGAGGAACGCGTATCGATCAAGTTCGGCATGCCGCTCGGCGAACTCATCGTCGACTTCTACGATCAGCTCAAGTCGCGCACGCAGGGATACGCGTCGCTCGACTACCAGTTCAACAGCATGCGCGCCGCTGATCTGGTCAAGCTCGATGTGTTGGTGAATGGCGTGCCAGTCGATGCGCTGTCGCTCATCACGCACCGCGAGGACGCCTACACCCGCGGTCGCGCGCTCGTTGCACAGCTCAAGCAGCTCATCCCGCGGCAGATGTTCGAGGTGCCGATTCAGGCGGCGATCGGCAGTCGGGTGATTTCGCGCGAGACGATCAAGGCGATGCGCAAGAACGTCCTTTCCAAATGCTACGGCGGCGACATTACGCGCAAGCGCAAGCTGCTGGAGAAGCAGAAGGAAGGCAAAGCACGCATGAAGATGGTTGGGAATGTCGAAATCCCGCAAGAGGCCTTCATGGCAGTGCTGAGCCTTGGCGATGACCGCGGCTCGGAGCGGGCAGGATGA
- the rpsT gene encoding 30S ribosomal protein S20 gives MTNSKSAAKRVRVAERRRIRNRVYRSASRTLVRKAEEAIAAAEQEAANGAVLNAQAMLDRAASKGIIHPNNAARRKSRLMAKYNKMTAAS, from the coding sequence TTGACGAACAGCAAGTCTGCTGCGAAGCGTGTACGGGTGGCAGAGCGCCGTCGAATTCGGAATCGCGTGTATCGCTCGGCGTCGCGCACACTGGTCCGCAAGGCGGAAGAGGCCATCGCGGCTGCTGAGCAGGAGGCCGCAAACGGAGCGGTGCTCAATGCCCAGGCTATGCTGGATCGTGCGGCCTCGAAGGGCATTATTCACCCGAACAATGCCGCTCGACGCAAGTCCCGCCTGATGGCCAAGTACAACAAGATGACGGCCGCGAGCTAA
- the larB gene encoding nickel pincer cofactor biosynthesis protein LarB, which yields MSDPFVDMIRALNAARSDMIDETLDVRSDTNRRQRTGAPEIVFGEGKSDEQIVTACRSLLSVNPRVIVSRINRERAEGVAAAIGAVEIQQPFAGRTCVVVRDAAERAEALGRIAVITAGTSDLAVAGEAATVASELGCDVTLIADVGVAGLHRLVQPLRSLVASGVSALIVAAGMDGALPTVVAGLVDVPVIGLPTSVGYGVATGGNAALGTMLASCVPGLAVVNIDNGVGAGVFAARIVNAGVKST from the coding sequence ATGAGCGATCCGTTCGTGGACATGATCCGGGCGCTGAATGCGGCCAGATCCGACATGATTGACGAAACGCTGGACGTTCGATCTGACACCAATCGTCGGCAGCGTACCGGCGCACCGGAAATCGTGTTCGGCGAAGGCAAGTCGGACGAGCAGATCGTCACGGCCTGCCGCAGTCTCCTGTCTGTCAATCCTCGTGTGATCGTCAGTCGGATCAATCGTGAGCGGGCTGAGGGCGTCGCCGCGGCAATCGGCGCGGTTGAGATCCAGCAGCCATTCGCCGGGCGGACGTGTGTTGTCGTGCGGGACGCTGCCGAGCGCGCTGAGGCGCTGGGTCGGATCGCCGTCATCACTGCCGGTACGTCTGACCTTGCCGTTGCCGGCGAGGCTGCGACGGTCGCAAGCGAGCTTGGTTGCGATGTCACGTTGATCGCTGACGTTGGGGTTGCTGGGCTTCATCGCCTTGTCCAGCCGCTGCGCTCTCTCGTCGCGAGCGGCGTCAGCGCGCTCATCGTCGCAGCCGGAATGGACGGAGCGTTGCCAACAGTCGTCGCTGGGCTCGTGGATGTCCCAGTGATCGGGCTCCCGACATCCGTTGGCTATGGCGTCGCGACCGGCGGCAATGCCGCACTCGGCACGATGCTCGCTTCCTGTGTGCCTGGTCTGGCCGTCGTCAATATCGACAATGGCGTTGGTGCCGGCGTGTTTGCGGCGAGGATTGTCAACGCAGGCGTGAAGTCGACGTAA
- the fabF gene encoding beta-ketoacyl-ACP synthase II: MPDCGDENAVVITGVGCVSPVGIGATKSWEAILAGKGGVVPIDRFDADGFPVQIAAQVPDFNGGDWLSAKEARRTDRFIQFAVAATDEAVAHAGLDIAAEIGDRVGVVIGSAMGGMETIDSGFATLATKGPNRVSPFFVPMMLADMASGIVSIRLGARGANLATVSACASGAHAIGEAAAMIARGDVDVVIAGGSEAAITPAGVAGFAAAGALSTRNDDPARASRPFDRERDGFVLGEGAGIVVLESLRFARQRGATILANVSGYGATADASHIVQPGPDGEGAARAMSLAIARAGLTSADISYIKAHGTSTKLNDAFETRSIRTVFGADAPPVSSTKGATGHLLGAAGAVEAVFSVLALQSKTMPPTINYEVPDPECDLDCVPNKPRTAALKHIVSNSLGFGGHNVSLVFSAPSATE, translated from the coding sequence ATGCCTGATTGCGGCGATGAGAACGCAGTTGTCATAACCGGCGTCGGATGTGTGTCGCCGGTCGGCATCGGCGCTACGAAATCGTGGGAAGCGATCCTCGCCGGCAAGGGTGGTGTCGTCCCCATCGATCGATTCGACGCCGACGGGTTCCCGGTCCAGATCGCTGCTCAGGTCCCAGACTTCAACGGCGGCGACTGGTTGTCTGCCAAAGAGGCACGCCGCACGGATCGCTTTATCCAATTCGCAGTGGCGGCGACGGATGAGGCAGTGGCACATGCCGGTCTGGACATCGCTGCCGAGATAGGCGACCGAGTCGGCGTCGTCATCGGATCGGCCATGGGTGGCATGGAGACAATCGATTCCGGGTTCGCCACCCTCGCCACAAAGGGACCAAATCGAGTCAGCCCGTTCTTCGTCCCGATGATGCTGGCCGATATGGCATCCGGAATCGTCTCAATCCGCCTCGGCGCACGCGGTGCCAACCTCGCAACGGTGAGCGCCTGCGCCAGTGGAGCGCACGCAATCGGTGAGGCAGCCGCGATGATCGCGCGCGGCGATGTTGATGTTGTCATTGCCGGTGGTTCCGAAGCTGCCATCACCCCTGCCGGTGTGGCTGGGTTCGCCGCTGCCGGGGCGCTTTCGACGCGGAACGACGATCCGGCTCGCGCCAGCCGTCCATTCGACCGCGAGCGCGACGGCTTCGTCCTTGGCGAAGGGGCGGGGATCGTCGTTCTTGAGTCGCTGCGGTTCGCTCGCCAGCGCGGCGCAACGATCCTGGCGAACGTCAGTGGGTACGGCGCGACAGCCGACGCGTCACACATCGTTCAGCCGGGGCCCGATGGCGAGGGTGCTGCGCGCGCCATGAGTCTCGCGATCGCCCGCGCTGGACTCACCTCGGCCGACATTTCCTACATCAAGGCCCACGGCACGTCGACGAAACTGAATGACGCGTTCGAAACGCGCTCTATCCGAACTGTATTCGGAGCCGACGCCCCACCTGTATCATCGACCAAAGGCGCAACTGGCCACCTGCTTGGTGCAGCCGGGGCAGTTGAGGCCGTCTTCTCCGTCCTCGCGTTGCAGTCGAAGACAATGCCGCCGACGATTAACTATGAAGTGCCAGACCCGGAATGTGACCTGGACTGCGTGCCGAACAAACCTCGCACGGCAGCGCTCAAGCACATCGTCAGCAACTCACTTGGCTTCGGTGGGCATAACGTCTCGCTTGTGTTCAGCGCTCCGAGCGCGACCGAATAA
- a CDS encoding D-glycerate dehydrogenase — MTRIAVTRRIDPGARSVLESAGEVTMWDSDLPPDPSQLAELLADADAGLTLLTDRIDGSLLDQCSKLRVVSNLAVGYDNIDVPACTARGVAACTTPNVLTQTTAELAFTLLLTVARQVIPAADAARNGDWKTWYPFRFLGRDLAGLTLGIVGLGRIGLAVAKMGEAFGMNVIYAGGRSSDEFRKVSLDELLRTSDIVSLHVPATPATHHLIGHDALARMKRDAMLINTARGSVIDTDALVAALNDGRLFGVGLDVTDPEPLPADHPLYEFERVTILPHIASASEATRLKMSDLAAKNIVAVLERTEPPHCLNPEVLTDA; from the coding sequence GTGACACGAATTGCGGTTACCCGCCGTATCGACCCCGGTGCGCGGTCGGTGCTGGAGAGCGCCGGTGAAGTGACGATGTGGGATAGTGATCTCCCGCCGGACCCGAGCCAGCTCGCTGAATTACTCGCCGATGCCGACGCCGGACTCACGCTGCTCACCGATCGGATCGATGGCTCGCTGCTTGATCAATGCTCGAAGCTGCGCGTGGTCAGCAACCTGGCGGTCGGTTACGACAACATCGATGTTCCGGCTTGCACGGCGCGAGGTGTCGCTGCCTGCACGACGCCGAACGTACTGACGCAAACGACCGCCGAGCTCGCTTTCACCCTGCTGCTGACGGTCGCCCGCCAGGTCATCCCGGCCGCCGACGCTGCCCGCAACGGGGACTGGAAGACGTGGTATCCGTTTCGATTTCTCGGTCGCGACCTTGCAGGCCTGACGCTCGGAATCGTTGGCCTCGGTCGCATTGGACTGGCAGTTGCCAAGATGGGCGAGGCGTTCGGAATGAACGTCATCTACGCTGGCGGGCGATCGAGTGACGAATTCCGCAAGGTCTCGCTCGACGAGCTGCTTCGTACTTCGGATATCGTCTCGCTGCACGTCCCCGCGACGCCAGCAACGCACCATCTCATTGGCCACGATGCGCTGGCGAGGATGAAACGAGACGCCATGCTCATCAACACCGCTCGCGGTTCAGTCATCGACACCGACGCACTGGTTGCGGCACTCAATGACGGTCGGCTCTTTGGGGTCGGACTCGATGTCACCGATCCGGAGCCGCTGCCGGCTGACCATCCGCTGTATGAGTTCGAGCGTGTCACGATCCTGCCGCACATCGCCAGCGCCAGCGAAGCGACGCGGCTCAAGATGTCGGACCTCGCGGCGAAGAACATCGTCGCGGTTCTCGAAAGAACCGAACCACCGCATTGCCTGAACCCGGAGGTGCTGACCGATGCCTGA
- a CDS encoding cobalamin B12-binding domain-containing protein, translated as MVSQASSRTTPIRVLVAKPGLDGHDRGAKVMVRALRDAGMEVIYTGLFQTPEMIARAAIDEDADVIGLSILSGAHLALFPKIFAELEKAGVDDVLVVAGGTIPNEDVPRVRELGVAAVFGPGTPMDEAVRFIREHAPDRSGS; from the coding sequence ATGGTCAGTCAAGCGAGTTCACGCACAACACCGATCCGGGTGCTGGTTGCGAAGCCGGGGCTGGACGGACACGATCGCGGCGCTAAGGTCATGGTTCGCGCACTGCGCGATGCCGGTATGGAAGTCATCTACACCGGCTTGTTCCAGACTCCCGAAATGATCGCGCGCGCTGCGATTGATGAGGACGCCGATGTCATCGGTCTCTCGATCCTGTCGGGCGCGCACCTTGCCCTCTTTCCCAAAATCTTTGCCGAGCTCGAAAAGGCAGGTGTTGACGATGTGCTCGTCGTCGCAGGTGGGACGATCCCGAATGAGGATGTCCCGCGCGTGAGAGAGCTGGGCGTTGCCGCCGTATTCGGTCCCGGCACCCCGATGGACGAGGCCGTGCGATTCATCCGCGAGCACGCGCCGGATCGGAGCGGTTCGTGA